Proteins from a single region of Penaeus monodon isolate SGIC_2016 unplaced genomic scaffold, NSTDA_Pmon_1 PmonScaffold_11191, whole genome shotgun sequence:
- the LOC119568860 gene encoding uncharacterized protein LOC119568860 has product MVQTALLASEPPIEQLASKADEIIAIQTTPTSFSFLHHPGSTAIVDEGYAPQYVTPTAAAVPRLQQGALVQTPLLVAGKRGTAGTSSAHLSRLQTPTLRPRQQFSPAVLGGHRSGSQSHSRIPQRQTIACFSHIWGLPTVLPLNVYGECSLTLLFSGTPHSKLTWVFLVADVQQPILGADFLAHHGFTVDLRRECLVHSQGPAPTPVGPAASGHLPAPFFVRRTATGVPFGGYRPSIQPPHRTATPPAPPLLHTGALGVHDFSKIDLVRAYHPKPHRQGGHFPKTAVTTPFGPYEFLRMPFGLRNAALTFQRFMDVVPAAYRASSSTFDDIIIASSNSEEHQQHLRAPLTACREPESSSTLVRVFSESPSHLLGHTITADGITQLRRRAAVSGSFPKPTMKTQLRKYPSMINFFRRFIPKCALLRHLCNVSSAPSRSGRGRDVTWTFEAIEAFWASKDALASATLLNPPQQGSKAQYSRRRLGHCHGSSLQQDSGKRVGNPCFLFTDSQPTTKRYSAFGKELLAFTTDIPKHLGHQQPGFQTPIQGLDIHGPIRSKVVWPGINRDVRQWCRTCIEFSTQ; this is encoded by the exons ATGGTTCAAACCGCTCTACTAGCGTCGGAACCCCCtattgagcaactagcctcaaaagCGGACGAGATCATAGCCATCCAGACTACTCCCACAAGTTTCAGCT tcctgcatcaccccgGTTCAACCGCGATCGTGGACGAGGGCTACGCGCCCCAGTACGTCACACCTACAGCCGCCGCCGTTCCCCGACTCCAG CAGGGCGCGTTGGTGCAAACCCCCTTGCTCGTGGCCGGGAAACGGGGCACCGCGGGAACTAGTAGCGCCCATCTCTCGCGGCTCCAGAcgcctactctacgtccgcgacAACAATTTTCCCCCGCGGTtcttggtggacacaggagcggaagtcAGTCTCATTCCCGCATCCCTCAAAGACAGACAATTGCCTGCTTCTCGCATATTTGGGGGCTGCCAACTGTTTTGCCCCTCAACGTATACGGTGAGTGCTCATTGACCCTCCTTTTCAGCGGCACTCCGCACTCGAAGCTGACATGGGTTTTCCTTGTCGCCGACGTACAGCAGCCGATCCTCGGAGCTGATTTCCTGGCTCACCACGGATTCACGGTGGACCTTAGGCGGGAGTGCCTTGTGCACAGTCAGGGACCCGCACCTACGCCCGTCGGCCCTG cagccagtgggcatctccCTGCACCTTTTTTCGTAAGAAGGACGGCGACTGGCGTCCCTTTTGGGGGTTATCGTCCCTCAATACAGCCACCGCACCGGACCGCTacccctcccgcacctccactccttcacacgggAGCTCTCGGGGTGCACGATTTCTCTAAAATCGACCTCGTCAGAGCgtaccacccaaaaccccatcgCCAAGGAGGACATTTCCCCaagacagctgtgaccacgcccttcGGCCCGTACGAATTCCTGCGAATGCCGTTCGGACTCCGCAACGCCGCCCTGACCTTCCAGCGCTTCATGGACGTTGTCCCCGCGGCCTACAGGGCGTCTTCGTCTACATTCGACGATATAATCATCGCCAGCAGCAACAGTGAGGAACACCAGCAGCACCTCCGGGCCCCTTTGACCGCTTGCAGGgagccggagtcgtcatcaaccctggtaagagtcttttcggagtcTCCTTCTCACCTTCTAGGTCACACGATTACCGCCGACGGTATTACCCAGCTCAGGAGAAGGGCAGCAGTATCAGGCAGTTTCCCCAAGCCAACAATGAAGACACAGCTTCGGAAATACCCCAgcatgattaacttcttcaggaggttcatcccgAAGTGTGCACTTCTTCGGCACCTCTGCAACGTCTCCTCCGCTCCATCCCGGTCGGGACGCGGCAGAGACGTTACTTGGACCTTTGAGGCGATCGAAGCTTTTTGGGCTAGCAAGGacgccttagcctcggcgaccctcctcaaccccccGCAGCAGGGAagcaaggctcaatatagccgtcgACGCCTCGGACACTGCCATGGGAGCAGTTTGCAACAAGATTCAGGTAAAAGGGTTGGCAACCCCTGCTTTCTTTTTACGGACTCTCAGCCCACAACAAAAAGGTACAGTGCTTttggcaaggagctccttgcg ttcaccactgacatacCAAAACATCTggggcaccaacaaccaggcttTCAGACGCCTATCCAGGGTCTCGATATCCATG GACCCATCCGCAGCAAAGTCGTCTGGcccggcatcaatagagacgtccggcagtggtgtcgcacctgcatcgaatTTTCAACGCAGTAA